A region from the Benincasa hispida cultivar B227 chromosome 12, ASM972705v1, whole genome shotgun sequence genome encodes:
- the LOC120067117 gene encoding pentatricopeptide repeat-containing protein At2g46050, mitochondrial isoform X1: MLIWPSTHFGRSRLVHSFSFNVLKAAAAVNSIPRGTQLHSHFIKLGLANELSVQNKLLKIYVKCRNLESARNLFDEMPRRNVVSWNTVICGLVNCGYGGEFKVRQHSIFSYFKKMLMGLVDPDGVTFNGLFRSCVVLNDVESGRQLHGFVMKIGFDLDCFVGSAVVAFYAKCGLYEDARLAFSCILYRDLVLWNVMLYCYVFNCLGREAIEVFCLMQLEGFKGDDFTFSSLLSSCKYKGSGELGKQLHGLLIKQSFDLDILVASSLVNVYAKNDNLYDARKVFDEMPSRNSVSWTTMIVGHGQQEDGKEAVKLFRRMFGEDYYPDELTFASVLSSCGLTSGACELKQVHSCLIKLGFEAFSSINNGLINAYSKCGIISAALQCFRLIAEPDLVTWTSTICGLALCGLEKNAIELFDKMLSYAIRPDKIAFLGVLSACSHGGFVSMGLHYFNLMTNQYQIVPDSEHLTCLIDLLGRAGSLDEAFDLLKSMPAGPDAFRAFIRACRTHGNLRLAKWAMEFASEPNEQVNYSLVSNMYASEGRWSDVARMRKLMKDSCDRKAPGFSWVEIAGYNHLFVSGDRSHPESLDLYAMLGLLLNTMKMDNKSTAL, from the coding sequence ATGCTGATTTGGCCGTCGACCCACTTTGGTCGTTCTCGTCTGGTCCATTCCTTTTCCTTCAACGTCCTTAAAGCCGCGGCCGCAGTGAATTCCATTCCCCGGGGTACCCAATTACACAGCCACTTCATAAAGTTGGGATTGGCTAATGAATTGTCTGTACAGAACAAGCTATTGAAGATTTATGTTAAGTGCAGAAATTTGGAAAGTGCACGGAACCTGTTTGATGAAATGCCTAGGAGAAATGTTGTGTCGTGGAATACGGTAATTTGTGGGCTTGTCAATTGCGGGTATGGTGGTGAGTTTAAGGTGAGGCAGCACTcgattttttcatattttaagaAGATGTTGATGGGTTTGGTGGACCCAGATGGTGTAACGTTTAATGGGTTGTTTCGATCTTGTGTTGTGTTGAATGATGTTGAAAGTGGCAGGCAATTGCATGGTTTTGTGATGAAAATTGGGTTTGATTTGGATTGTTTTGTGGGGAGTGCTGTGGTTGCTTTTTATGCGAAATGTGGGTTATATGAAGATGCGAGATTAGCTTTTAGCTGCATTCTCTATAGGGATCTGGTTTTGTGGAATGTGATGTTGTACTGTTATGTATTTAATTGTTTGGGCCGAGAAGCGATTGAAGTATTTTGTTTGATGCAGTTGGAAGGCTTTAAAGGTGATGATTTTACATTCAGCAGCTTGCTTAGTTCGTGCAAGTATAAAGGATCAGGTGAATTGGGTAAGCAGCTCCATGGTCTTCTTATAAAACAATCATTTGATTTAGATATTCTTGTGGCAAGTTCACTTGTCAATGTGTATGCTAAAAACGATAATTTATATGATGCTCGCAAGGTTTTTGATGAAATGCCATCTAGAAATTCTGTGTCTTGGACCACTATGATTGTGGGGCATGGGCAGCAAGAAGATGGAAAAGAGGCAGTGAAACTGTTCAGGAGAATGTTTGGAGAAGATTATTACCCGGATGAGTTAACTTTTGCTAGTGTGCTGAGTTCGTGTGGCCTTACGTCTGGGGCTTGTGAACTGAAGCAGGTTCATTCCTGCTTGATAAAACTTGGTTTTGAAGCATTTTCGTCTATAAATAATGGTTTGATAAATGCATATTCGAAGTGTGGTATCATTTCAGCAGCGTTACAATGCTTTAGATTAATTGCAGAACCAGATTTGGTAACGTGGACATCAACTATATGTGGACTTGCACTTTGTGGCCTTGAGAAAAATGCTATTGAGTTGTTTGATAAGATGTTATCTTATGCCATTAGACCAGATAAAATTGCATTTCTTGGAGTTCTCTCTGCCTGTAGTCATGGGGGATTTGTAAGCATGGGGCTTCACTACTTCAACTTAATGACGAACCAGTACCAAATTGTTCCTGATTCAGAGCATTTAACATGCTTGATCGACCTTCTTGGGAGAGCAGGTAGTCTAGACGAGGCTTTTGATCTTCTAAAATCAATGCCAGCTGGACCAGATGCTTTCAGGGCTTTCATTCGAGCATGTAGAACTCATGGAAACTTGAGATTAGCAAAATGGGCAATGGAATTTGCATCAGAGCCAAACGAACAAGTGAATTATTCTCTAGTGTCGAATATGTATGCTTCCGAAGGAAGATGGTCGGATGTGGCAAGAATGCGCAAACTGATGAAGGATAGTTGTGATCGGAAAGCCCCAGGCTTTAGTTGGGTAGAAATTGCTGGTTATAACCATTTGTTTGTATCTGGTGATAGATCTCATCCAGAGTCTTTAGATCTCTATGCAATGTTAGGATTATTACTCAACACGATGAAAATGGATAACAAGTCCACAGCCCTCTGA
- the LOC120067116 gene encoding uncharacterized protein LOC120067116: MAPNLILSTLVSSILCLFLLFSSFIGPCHSFVDFAPHNTFTVSSLTYPDTHLQPFQLRYFRVELPPWFSSLSISLNSDVDLAITKARKIPKRALPIICFREGSPPLPDASNTSIIDSGLAPLTNVSIEGIQGHQNLELCYPMQRYIEVKLTNEQIPPGVWYFGLFNGIGSSRTQSKMIVRGSSYTFTANVTVEGCSPSTMFGQYCNQTVDPLSCSLSDGRNVAENVLEAMSYNQTVESLVACRSTFKTSCLGDGETKMYYLDVEGVAEELTISATDVSLNLTRSDNSSNVSGISLTGFARLGAIPSAALHDYSSNLNTGPLVIRSPKVGRWYISIGPLNLSKELGSVAANNARVCYSIESYVLQCPYGKTGPNCTWNRYILQAIVRRGSSPFESYFMPIKEQYFEVPNFAVEPLLSNTSNHGQQKYAWTYFDLDVPRGAAGGNIHFQLSATKTMDYEVYARFGGLPSLDNWDYCYKNQTSNSGGSTFLSLYNSSNVNIDFHILYASEGTWAFGLRHPVNRSLAEDQTIMSIVLERCPNRCSSHGRCDYAFDASGATTYSFCSCDRNHGGFDCSIEIVNHRGHVQQSIALIASNAAAIFPAFWALRQKALAEWVLFTSSGISSGLYHACDVGTWCPLSFNVLQFLDFWLSFMAVVSTFVYLATIEEVYKRAIHTVVAILTALMAITKATRSSNIAIVLAIGTLGLLVGWLIELTTKYRSFSLPVRISLNVLHRWESIKAWGHNLLKTLYRRYRWGFMMAGFTALAMAAISWNLETTETYWIWHSIWHLTIYMSSFFFLCSKARVSDGDNSLIVLNGENERGSSENYELARQDSLPRHV; encoded by the exons ATGGCTCCGAATTTGATTCTTTCCACTCTTGTCAGTTCGATTCTATGTCTTTTCCTGTTGTTCTCGAGTTTCATTGGCCCCTGTCATTCGTTCGTCGATTTTGCTCCTCACAATACCTTCACAGTTTCTAGCCTTACATACCCTGATACCCATTTGCAGCCATTTCAGCTCCGCTATTTTAGAG TTGAGTTGCCGCCATGGTTCTCATCATTGTCTATTTCATTGAACTCAGATGTAGATCTC GCCATCACAAAAGCAAGAAAGATACCGAAGCGTGCTTTGCCTATTATTTGTTTCAGAGAAGGCAGCCCCCCACTGCCGGATGCTTCAAACACTTCCATAATAGATTCAG GGTTGGCTCCTTTGACCAACGTTTCAATTGAGGGGATCCAAGGTCATCAAAATCTGGAGCTATGCTATCCAATGCAGCGATATATTGAAGTAAAGTTGACAAATGAGCAG ATACCTCCAGGAGTCTGGTATTTTGGTCTTTTCAATGGCATCGGGTCTTCAAGAACACAATCGAAGATG ATAGTCCGTGGGTCTTCATATACTTTCACTGCCAATGTTACAGTTGAAGGGTGTTCACCCTCTACAATGTTTGGACAATATTGCAATCAAACAGTTGATCCGCTCTCGTGTTCTTTATCGGATGGTCGTAATGTTGCTGAAAATGTTTTAGAAGCTATGTCATATAACCAAACAGTTGAAAGTTTGGTTGCATGCAGGAGTACATTTAAAACATCTTGTCTTGGAGACGGTGAAACAAAAATGTACTACTTGGATGTCGAAGGTGTGGCAGAGGAGCTGACCATTTCAGCAACAGATGTGAGTCTCAACTTAACACGGTCAGATAACTCTAGTAATGTCAGTGGGATTAGTTTGACGGGCTTTGCTCGTCTTGGTGCAATTCCTTCAGCTGCCCTGCATGATTATTCCAGTAACTTAAACACGGGCCCTTTGGTTATCCGTTCTCCAAAAGTTGGCCGATGGTATATCTCCATAGGTCCTCTTAATCTTTCAAAAGAACTTGGAAGCGTTGCGGCCAACAATGCGAGAGTTTGTTATTCCATAGAATCATATGTGCTTCAATGCCCCTACGGAAAGACTGGACCTAATTGTACATGGAACAGATACATCCTTCAG GCGATCGTTCGAAGAGGTTCATCCCcttttgaatcatattttatgCCGATCAAAGAACAGTACTTCGAAGTGCCAAACTTTGCTGTTGAACCCCTTCTAAGCAACACGTCAAATCATGGACAACAGAAGTATGCTTGGACTTATTTTGATTTGGATGTTCCTCGTGGTGCAGCTGGAGGAAATATCCACTTTCAATTATCAGCTACTAAGACAATGGATTATGAAGTCTATGCTAGATTTGGTGGATTACCGTCTCTTGATAACTGGGATTATTGTTACAAAAACCAAACCAGCAACAGTGGTGGCTCAACATTCCTTTCCCTCTACAATTCAAGTAACGTAAATATAGATTTCCATATTTTATACGCCAGTGAAGGAACTTGGGCTTTCGGATTAAGGCATCCAGTTAACAGAAGTTTGGCTGAAGATCAGACAATTATGTCAATCGTGCTTGAGCGATGCCCGAACAGATGCTCATCCCATGGAAGATGTGACTATGCTTTTGATGCCAGTGGAGCCACAACATATAG CTTTTGTTCCTGTGATCGAAATCATGGAGGCTTTGATTGCAGCATTGAGATTGTAAATCATAGAG GGCATGTGCAACAATCAATTGCTCTCATTGCATCAAATGCTGCTGCCATTTTTCCTGCCTTTTGGGCTCTTCGACAAAAG GCTCTAGCAGAGTGGGTACTGTTTACCTCAAGTGGGATTTCAAGTGGTTTATATCATGCTTGTGATGTGGGCACTTGGTGTCCATTGTCATTCAATGTATTACAG TTTTTGGACTTCTGGCTCTCTTTCATGGCTGTCGTTAGCACTTTCGTGTACCTAGCTACGATCGAGGAAGTTTATAAAAGGGCGATCCATACTGTTGTTGCAATCCTAACTGCTCTCATGGCTATAACCAAGGCAACACG GTCTTCCAATATCGCTATTGTGCTAGCGATTGGTACACTCGGTCTTCTTGTTGGATGGCTTATTGAGTTAACGACCAAGTACCGGTCATTTTCCCTTCCGGTGCGAATTTCTTTGAATGTGCTTCACAG ATGGGAATCTATCAAAGCATGGGGGCACAACCTTTTGAAAACTCTCTACAGAAGATATCGATGGGGGTTTATGATGGCAGGTTTTACAGCATTGGCTATGGCTGCCATAAGCTGGAATTTGGAAACCACTGAAACCTACTGGATTTGGCATAG CATTTGGCACTTGACTATTTACATGTCGTCATTCTTCTTCCTCTGTTCGAAAGCAAGAGTTTCGGACGGTGACAATTCTTTGATTGTTTTGAATGGCGAGAACGAGAGAGGTTCAAGTGAAAATTATGAATTGGCTAGGCAGGATTCGTTGCCTAGACATGTATAG
- the LOC120067877 gene encoding uncharacterized protein LOC120067877, translating to MRIRKNAKLSPLLFSAVESVPEVLQTHICQLNQSPWDVIPLHQHDTNQVEEAEDSFNENASLDDSIGAVESVASMMEESAKLSNNNIAITNGNEVMADKDGDYREDLNENGDGFEKLVDSSLKCKKQFKEEDYSSFSSDHHDRRSFLRSSENNYYSTLNNCSIAKKSAAGGTVSRRMRPARSSKKTVSVAAGGSNPYEFYYYSGFGPLWGKKRRERGGEEDSGKSSENTTGIRSNATTPSPSDVEELDYMEDDDDEEEENGDGDGGKKRMRKPVKARSLKSLM from the exons ATGAGGATCCGGAAGAACGCGAAGTTATCGCCACTGTTGTTTTCGGCGGTTGAGTCTGTTCCTGAGGTTCTTCAGACGCACATTTGTCAGTTGAATCAGTCGCCATGGGATGTGATTCCTCTCCATCAACACGACACGAACCAG GTCGAGGAGGCTGAAGATAGCTTCAATGAAAATGCTAGTTTAGACGATTCTATCGGAGCTGTCGAGAG CGTCGCGTCGATGATGGAGGAGTCAGCGAAATTATCGAATAATAATATTGCTATTACCAACGGGAATGAAGTAATGGCGGATAAGGATGGGGATTATCGTGAAGATTTGAATGAAAATGGAGACGGATTCGAGAAATTGGTCGATAGCAGTTTGAAATGTAAGAAACAATTTAAAGAGGAAGATTATTCTTCGTTTAGCTCCGACCACCACGACCGCCGTTCATTTCTTAGGTCTAGCGAGAATAATTATTATTCTACTCTCAATAATTGCTCGATTGCGAAGAAATCCGCCGCCGGAGGTACGGTCTCGCGGCGGATGCGGCCAGCGAGGTCTTCGAAGAAGACGGTTAGTGTAGCGGCCGGTGGATCGAATCCGTAcgagttttattattattctggATTCGGCCCGCTGTGGGGGAAGAAACGACGGGAGAGAGGAGGAGAGGAAGACAGTGGGAAATCGAGCGAAAATACGACGGGAATTCGGAGCAATGCGACGACGCCGTCACCGTCCGACGTCGAGGAGTTGGATTATATGGAAGACGACGACGATGAGGAGGAAGAGAACGGTGACGGCGACGGTGGGAAAAAACGGATGAGGAAGCCGGTGAAAGCGCGGTCATTAAAATCGCTGATGTAA
- the LOC120067117 gene encoding pentatricopeptide repeat-containing protein At2g46050, mitochondrial isoform X2, translated as MLIWPSTHFGRSRLVHSFSFNVLKAAAAVNSIPRGTQLHSHFIKLGLANELSVQNKLLKIYVKCRNLESARNLFDEMPRRNVVSWNTVICGLVNCGYGGEFKLEGFKGDDFTFSSLLSSCKYKGSGELGKQLHGLLIKQSFDLDILVASSLVNVYAKNDNLYDARKVFDEMPSRNSVSWTTMIVGHGQQEDGKEAVKLFRRMFGEDYYPDELTFASVLSSCGLTSGACELKQVHSCLIKLGFEAFSSINNGLINAYSKCGIISAALQCFRLIAEPDLVTWTSTICGLALCGLEKNAIELFDKMLSYAIRPDKIAFLGVLSACSHGGFVSMGLHYFNLMTNQYQIVPDSEHLTCLIDLLGRAGSLDEAFDLLKSMPAGPDAFRAFIRACRTHGNLRLAKWAMEFASEPNEQVNYSLVSNMYASEGRWSDVARMRKLMKDSCDRKAPGFSWVEIAGYNHLFVSGDRSHPESLDLYAMLGLLLNTMKMDNKSTAL; from the exons ATGCTGATTTGGCCGTCGACCCACTTTGGTCGTTCTCGTCTGGTCCATTCCTTTTCCTTCAACGTCCTTAAAGCCGCGGCCGCAGTGAATTCCATTCCCCGGGGTACCCAATTACACAGCCACTTCATAAAGTTGGGATTGGCTAATGAATTGTCTGTACAGAACAAGCTATTGAAGATTTATGTTAAGTGCAGAAATTTGGAAAGTGCACGGAACCTGTTTGATGAAATGCCTAGGAGAAATGTTGTGTCGTGGAATACGGTAATTTGTGGGCTTGTCAATTGCGGGTATGGTGGTGAGTTTAAG TTGGAAGGCTTTAAAGGTGATGATTTTACATTCAGCAGCTTGCTTAGTTCGTGCAAGTATAAAGGATCAGGTGAATTGGGTAAGCAGCTCCATGGTCTTCTTATAAAACAATCATTTGATTTAGATATTCTTGTGGCAAGTTCACTTGTCAATGTGTATGCTAAAAACGATAATTTATATGATGCTCGCAAGGTTTTTGATGAAATGCCATCTAGAAATTCTGTGTCTTGGACCACTATGATTGTGGGGCATGGGCAGCAAGAAGATGGAAAAGAGGCAGTGAAACTGTTCAGGAGAATGTTTGGAGAAGATTATTACCCGGATGAGTTAACTTTTGCTAGTGTGCTGAGTTCGTGTGGCCTTACGTCTGGGGCTTGTGAACTGAAGCAGGTTCATTCCTGCTTGATAAAACTTGGTTTTGAAGCATTTTCGTCTATAAATAATGGTTTGATAAATGCATATTCGAAGTGTGGTATCATTTCAGCAGCGTTACAATGCTTTAGATTAATTGCAGAACCAGATTTGGTAACGTGGACATCAACTATATGTGGACTTGCACTTTGTGGCCTTGAGAAAAATGCTATTGAGTTGTTTGATAAGATGTTATCTTATGCCATTAGACCAGATAAAATTGCATTTCTTGGAGTTCTCTCTGCCTGTAGTCATGGGGGATTTGTAAGCATGGGGCTTCACTACTTCAACTTAATGACGAACCAGTACCAAATTGTTCCTGATTCAGAGCATTTAACATGCTTGATCGACCTTCTTGGGAGAGCAGGTAGTCTAGACGAGGCTTTTGATCTTCTAAAATCAATGCCAGCTGGACCAGATGCTTTCAGGGCTTTCATTCGAGCATGTAGAACTCATGGAAACTTGAGATTAGCAAAATGGGCAATGGAATTTGCATCAGAGCCAAACGAACAAGTGAATTATTCTCTAGTGTCGAATATGTATGCTTCCGAAGGAAGATGGTCGGATGTGGCAAGAATGCGCAAACTGATGAAGGATAGTTGTGATCGGAAAGCCCCAGGCTTTAGTTGGGTAGAAATTGCTGGTTATAACCATTTGTTTGTATCTGGTGATAGATCTCATCCAGAGTCTTTAGATCTCTATGCAATGTTAGGATTATTACTCAACACGATGAAAATGGATAACAAGTCCACAGCCCTCTGA